In Haematobia irritans isolate KBUSLIRL chromosome 1, ASM5000362v1, whole genome shotgun sequence, a genomic segment contains:
- the LOC142221819 gene encoding uncharacterized protein LOC142221819, translating into MPMTREKGIFVATSTLFSTLLTTLIISPVLLVSSYVIDPNSLADVTEKSMNSALGSKVIFESPSVENILKEFIVSTKPLTLRKYPNRPKTKKTKKDSRIYYIPIPPLPYRYIPGIGYDYQPMKIKPLLVEPSSLGDGPISTDFPNYSPPQNPYKHYHQQLQNSFYQSGGPQQQQQLHHQKPHHESTFNQIPVAVVTTKPSPTPSKPSNVAESKVYRLDRHDYYFNGRPFRLQVAHAGPKYNLTPQNLKSSFYFNKNIIY; encoded by the coding sequence ATGCCAATGACAAGAGAAAAAGGAATTTTTGTTGCTACATCTACACTGTTTAGCACACTACTCACAACTCTCATCATATCTCCTGTTCTTCTAGTCTCCTCCTATGTAATCGATCCAAATTCTCTAGCCGATGTCACCGAGAAATCCATGAACTCAGCACTTGGTTCCAAGGTGATATTCGAAAGTCCAAGTGTTGAGAATATCCTAAAGGAGTTTATAGTATCAACGAAACCCTTAACATTGCGCAAATATCCAAATCGaccaaaaacaaagaaaactaaAAAGGATTCACGTATCTATTATATACCCATACCACCATTGCCATATCGTTATATACCTGGCATTGGTTACGATTATCAACCGATGAAGATTAAACCTCTCCTTGTTGAACCCTCATCACTTGGCGATGGACCCATTTCGACAGATTTTCCGAACTATAGTCCACCACAAAATCCATACAAACATTATCACCAACAATTGCAAAATTCATTTTATCAATCTGGAGGtccgcagcagcagcagcaactacATCATCAGAAGCCGCATCATGAATCCACATTTAACCAAATCCCTGTAGCCGTAGTTACAACGAAACCTTCGCCAACACCTTCGAAACCCAGTAATGTGGCGGAGAGTAAAGTGTATCGTTTGGATCGTCATGATTATTACTTTAATGGACGACCCTTCCGATTACAGGTGGCCCACGCTGGACCTAAATATAATCTAACGCCTCAAAATCTTaaatcatcattttattttaataaaaatattatttattaa